From a single Pelmatolapia mariae isolate MD_Pm_ZW linkage group LG20, Pm_UMD_F_2, whole genome shotgun sequence genomic region:
- the rnf41 gene encoding E3 ubiquitin-protein ligase NRDP1 — MGYDVTRFQGEVDEDLLCPICSGVLEEPVQAPHCEHAFCNACITQWFAQQQICPVDRTVVTLAHLRPVPRIMRNMLSKLQISCDNASFGCTATLRLDQLQSHLKDCEHNPKRPVNCEEGCGLEMPKDELPNHNCIKHLRSVVQQQQTKISELEKTVAEHKHQLGEQKRDIQLLKAYMRAIRSANPNLQNLEESIEYNEILEWVNSMQPARVTRWGGMISTPDAVLQAVIKRSLIDSGCPLSIVNDLIENAHERNWPQGLATLETRQMNRRYYENYVAKRIPGKQAVVVMACENQHMGEDMILEPGLVMIFAHGVEEIL, encoded by the exons ATGGGGTACGACGTTACGAGGTTTCAAGGGGAGGTGGATGAAGACCTGTTGTGTCCAATATGTAGTGGAGTGTTAGAAGAACCAGTGCAG GCTCCACACTGTGAACATGCCTTCTGCAATGCCTGTATAACGCAGTGGTTTGCCCAGCAACAGATTTGTCCTGTTGACCGCACAGTAGTGACGCTGGCTCACCTCCGTCCTGTGCCCCGCATTATGCGCAACATGTTGTCCAAActtcagatcagctgtgatAATGCGAGCTTTGGCTGCACAGCCACACTGCggttggaccagctgcagtcACATCTCAAGGACTGTGAGCACAACCCCAAAAGGCCTGTCAACTGTGAGGAGGGATGTGG GCTTGAAATGCCCAAAGATGAGCTGCCCAATCATAACTGTATTAAACACTTGCGGAGCGTtgtccagcagcagcaaacTAAAATTTCAGAGCTGGAAAAAACTGTAGCAGAACATAAACACCAGCTGGGGGAACAA AAACGAGACATTCAGCTGCTAAAAGCCTACATGAGAGCAATTCGCAGTGCAAACCCGAACTTGCAAAACCTTGAAGAGAGCATCGAGTACAATGAGATACTTGA GTGGGTAAACTCCATGCAGCCTGCTAGAGTGACACGCTGGGGTGGCATGATCTCGACTCCTGATGCTGTCCTCCAAGCAGTCATCAAGCGCTCCCTCATTGACAGCGGCTGTCCTCTCTCGATTGTAAACGACCTGATCGAAAACGCCCATGAGCGTAATTGGCCGCAGGGACTGGCCACTCTCGAGACGCGGCAGATGAACAGGCGCTACTATGAGAACTACGTTGCCAAGCGTATCCCTGGCAAGCAGGCAGTGGTGGTGATGGCCTGTGAGAATCAGCATATGGGGGAGGATATGATCCTGGAACCCGGCCTGGTTATGATCTTTGCGCACGGAGTCGAGGAGATCTTATAA